GCCTGTTTTTGTAACACATGAAAACGGACAAGCCATGGCCATGAACGGCGATATTTTTCTTGATCTGGATCAGACGGGCGTTTTCCGGAAATCACAACCTTTTAGTATCAGTGTCTGGGTCAATATCCCGAAAGAACTTAAAGAAGGCGTTATTCTGCATAAGTCTCAGGCTGAAAGATTGTATAATTTCAGAGGCTATCATTTGTATTTGAAAAATGACCGGTTGGAACTAAATATGGCTCACACGGCGCCTTCGAATGCGATAACCCGAATTTCGAATAAAGGCACTCCAAGAGACAAATGGATTCAGCTTGCTGTTACTTACGACGGTTCTTCAAAGGCCAAGGGTTTCAATTTATTTCTGGATGGAAATAAAATGGCAATGGAAACAACAATGGATCAGTTGACAAAAGATATTCTTTTCAAAACAGACAAACAGCCGGGTTTACAAATTGGCGGATGGTGGCGCGGACTGGGTTTTAAAGGTGGAAAAGTTGATGATATCAGTGTTTACAACCGCGTGCTTACGGATTTTGAAATAAAAATTCTGGCGAATAAAAATTCCTGGTCTGATATAACTTCAAAGTCTCAAAACCAGCTTTCCGGCACGGATATGACGATTTTGGAAAATTATTATCTAAGCTCGGTTTCTCCATCGGTTGCTAAGGCTGAATTGGAATTAATGCAAACAAGAACGACGAAATCGGATTCAACGGAAAATATCCGTGAGCTGATGGTAATGCAGGAAATGCCAAAACCTAAGAAAGCACACATTTTGCTCAGAGGGAATTACGATGCTTTTGGTGAAGAAGTTTTCGCTGACACACCGGAATCGATTTTGAAATTTCCGAAAAATCTGCCTCGAAACAGATATGGTCTGGCGCAGTGGCTGACCAGTAACGACAATCCGCTGACCGCACGTGTTGCAGTGAACCGGTTCTGGCAAAATTTCTTTGGAACTGGTCTTGTCAAAACGACGGAAGATTTTGGAAATCAGGGAGAAATGCCGAGTCATCCCGAATTGCTGGACTATTTGGCGATCAATTTCCGGGAATCTGGATGGGATGTGAAAAAGCTTAACAGGATGATTGTTATGTCGGCAGCATATCGCCAGGATTCCCGTGCAACAAAAGAAATGCGGGAAAAAGATCCGGAAAATCGTTGGTTGGCTCACGGTCCGTCGGGAAGAATAAGCGCGGAAATGATTCGTGATAATGCGTTGATGGCGAGCGGCTTGATTAATAAAAAAATTGGTGGTGAAAGTGTAAAACCTTACCAGCCAGAAGGTTTGTGGGAAATTAATAATACAACGTACAAAGCGGATTCCGGAAACGCGGTTTACCGAAGAAGTCTTTACGTAATTGTGAAAAGATCAGTACCAAATCCTACATTGGCAACTTTTGATGCTGGTTCCCGAAGTTTTTGTGTGGTGAGAAGACAAAAAACAAACACGCCTTTGCAGGCACTTGTCACGCTTAATGATCCGACTTTTGTTGAAGCAGCAAAAGTTTTGGGTATGCAAATGTCGATGGCAGAAAATTCTAAAACAGCGATTACTGATACTTACAGAAAGCTCACCGGACATTTTCCACTGCCGCTGGAAGTGATTTTGTTGCAGAAAATGTATGAATCAGAATATCGGCGGTTTCAGAATAATCCTAAAAAGGCAGCCGGTTGGCTTGATGCTGGTCAGTATCGTATCAATAAAAAAGTGGATACTGCAAAAATCGCTGCGAATGCTGTGGTTGCCAGCACTATATTAAACTCAGATGCGTCTTTAACCAAGAGATAATATGTCACATCATCACGACGAAGAATTCAGATTAAATACACCGGAATTTAATGAGCTGAATAAAAAACTGGACAGGCGCCACTTTCTGACCAAAACTTCCCTTGGATTGGGCGCGCTTGCGATGGGTTCTTTGTTTGGAGCGGAAAAACTTTTAGGTTCGATTCCAAAAACACCGGAAAATGTTCCGAATCTGGAAGAGGAAATTTTAAAGGCATTACCACATATTGCGCCAAAAGCGAAACGGGTTGTATACCTTTTTATGAGCGGCGGTCCGTCTCAATTTGAAACCTTTGATTATAAGCCAAAACTGGTTGATCTCGCCGGACAAAATCTTCCTGATTCGGTAAGAAAAGGGCAGAGGTTAACGGGAATGAGCGCAAATCAAAGTGCACTTCCGATGGTACCCTCGATTTATAAATTTAACCAGCATGGTAAGAGTGGAACCTGGATCAGCGAATTGATGCCGCACACCGCCAAGGTTGTGGACGAACTTTGTATAATCAAATCGATTCATTCAGAAGCGATTAACCATGACCCCGCAATTACATTTTTTCAAACCGGAAATCAGTTGCCGGGCAGGCCATCGATTGGTTCCTGGGTGAGTTATGGGTTAGGTTCTGACAATCAGAATCTTCCAACTTTTATTGTTTTGGTTTCAAAAAACGGCTCGAAAGATCAGCCGTTGTATGCGCGTTTATGGGGAAATGGTTTTTTGCCATCAAAACATCAGGGTGTACAATTCAGATCAGGAAAAGATCCGGTTTTGTTTTTGAATAATCCTGAGGGCTACGACGGCGCCGACCGTAAGGAAATGCTGGAATATTTGTCAAAATTAAATCAGATTCAAAACCAGGCTTACGGCGATCCGGAAGTTGATGCGAGGATTGCACAATATGAAATGGCTTACCGGATGCAGACTTCTGTGCCGGAAGTTATGAACACTGATGACGAACCGGATGAAGTTTTTGAACTTTACGGACCTGACAGCCGGGATTCTGGAACCTATGCTGCGAATTGTATTTTGGCAAGAAAATTACTCGAAAAGGATGTGAAATTTGTTCAGCTTTACCATCAGGGATGGGATAATCACGGCGGACTTCCCAAAGGGATTGCGCATCAATGTAAAAATACGGATCAGGCAACAGCGGCTTTGGTAATGGATTTAAAACGAAGAGGTTTGCTGGAAGATACGCTGGTAATTTGGGGAGGAGAATTCGGTAGGACGGTTTATTCGCAAGGAAAGCTAACAGCAGATGATTACGGAAGAGATCATCATCCGCGCTGTTTCACGATGTGGATGGCGGGAGCAGGTGTGAAACCCGGAATCAGTTATGGTGAAACTGATGATTTTAGTTACAACATCGTAAAAGATCCCGTACATGTGCACGATTTTCAGGCAACCTTAATGCACTTGATGGGCGTGGATCATGAAAGATTAACTTATAAATATCAGGGCAGAAGATTCCGGCTTACTGATGTGCATGGAAATGTGGTGAAAGATATTTTGAGCTAAATCATTGATTATCATGTGCGGTAGCGCCGAAATATGTAGAAAGCCTCAGACCATACCGTGTTGCCCAAGGTGCCTAATTACTTTGTCGGGGCAGTTTCAGGATCTTTTCCAAGTATGGCTT
The nucleotide sequence above comes from Dyadobacter subterraneus. Encoded proteins:
- a CDS encoding DUF1501 domain-containing protein, with amino-acid sequence MSHHHDEEFRLNTPEFNELNKKLDRRHFLTKTSLGLGALAMGSLFGAEKLLGSIPKTPENVPNLEEEILKALPHIAPKAKRVVYLFMSGGPSQFETFDYKPKLVDLAGQNLPDSVRKGQRLTGMSANQSALPMVPSIYKFNQHGKSGTWISELMPHTAKVVDELCIIKSIHSEAINHDPAITFFQTGNQLPGRPSIGSWVSYGLGSDNQNLPTFIVLVSKNGSKDQPLYARLWGNGFLPSKHQGVQFRSGKDPVLFLNNPEGYDGADRKEMLEYLSKLNQIQNQAYGDPEVDARIAQYEMAYRMQTSVPEVMNTDDEPDEVFELYGPDSRDSGTYAANCILARKLLEKDVKFVQLYHQGWDNHGGLPKGIAHQCKNTDQATAALVMDLKRRGLLEDTLVIWGGEFGRTVYSQGKLTADDYGRDHHPRCFTMWMAGAGVKPGISYGETDDFSYNIVKDPVHVHDFQATLMHLMGVDHERLTYKYQGRRFRLTDVHGNVVKDILS
- a CDS encoding DUF1553 domain-containing protein, with protein sequence MFSCGPDLPDDVKIAYDGLPDKLDYNQNVKPILSDKCFACHGPDKAKQKAGLRLDLKEAAYGELPKNPGKVAINPGDLAGSEFFKRIMSADPDYMMPTRESHLSLNAKEKAILIKWIKDGAEYKPHWAFVKPEKQELPEIKNTEWVKNPIDHFILAKLEQEKLSPSKEAGKELLLRRLSLDLTGLPPTLDEIDIFLKDNSPNAYEKQVDRLLKSPHYGEKMAVDWLDLARFADSHGYTVDRLRDMSPYRDWVINAFNKNMHYDQFVQWQLAGDLMPKPSKDMIIATAFNRNHQQNMEGGIVEQEFQTEYVIDRTNTFGDAMLGISVGCAKCHDHKYDPISQKNYYQLFSFFNNVKEAGQISWDDALPTPTLMLPTDQQEKMLRFIESKITSQEKAVEAAKSASHQDFEKWISDGKYKNLKDEKMPKSGLQAYYSFEKSSLKNGINPKQTGIMKRESGQTGDAPVFVTHENGQAMAMNGDIFLDLDQTGVFRKSQPFSISVWVNIPKELKEGVILHKSQAERLYNFRGYHLYLKNDRLELNMAHTAPSNAITRISNKGTPRDKWIQLAVTYDGSSKAKGFNLFLDGNKMAMETTMDQLTKDILFKTDKQPGLQIGGWWRGLGFKGGKVDDISVYNRVLTDFEIKILANKNSWSDITSKSQNQLSGTDMTILENYYLSSVSPSVAKAELELMQTRTTKSDSTENIRELMVMQEMPKPKKAHILLRGNYDAFGEEVFADTPESILKFPKNLPRNRYGLAQWLTSNDNPLTARVAVNRFWQNFFGTGLVKTTEDFGNQGEMPSHPELLDYLAINFRESGWDVKKLNRMIVMSAAYRQDSRATKEMREKDPENRWLAHGPSGRISAEMIRDNALMASGLINKKIGGESVKPYQPEGLWEINNTTYKADSGNAVYRRSLYVIVKRSVPNPTLATFDAGSRSFCVVRRQKTNTPLQALVTLNDPTFVEAAKVLGMQMSMAENSKTAITDTYRKLTGHFPLPLEVILLQKMYESEYRRFQNNPKKAAGWLDAGQYRINKKVDTAKIAANAVVASTILNSDASLTKR